From Mucilaginibacter gotjawali:
GGAATGATTGCCGGAAACCTATGGGCAAAGTATGCGGGAAGAAAATACCCGGGAGAGAAACCCGTGATTGAAGTAAACACCACAGTAACACAGCCGGGTCCTTCGGTTATCAAAGCCTTTTTGCCAATTATAGTGCCTTTATTATTAATAGGATTAAAATCTTTTATCACGTTGGCCGCTTTAGCCAATACACAATGGCTTATCCAACTGCTCCCGGTTGGTGACCCTGTAACCGCTCTTATGATCGGCATTTTACTGGCGTTCAATTGCAAAAGAAAGTGGACGAAGACTGAATTGGGACACCTTTTGCAGGATTCGGTGGATAAAGCGGGCGGGATATTGATCATTATTGGTGCAGGAGGCGCTTTTGGCGCCATATTGGCTGCCACAAAAATAGGAGCCCACTTCAGTGAGTTTTTAAACCTCGGTTATTTGGGTTTATTTTTCCCGTTCCTGTTAACCTTTGTTTTAAAAACTGCGCAAGGTTCGTCAACAGTAGCCATTATTACGGCAGCTACTATTGTGCAACCCTTGTTGGCAAACCTGGGCCTGGATACCGAAAACGGAAGGGTATTATGTGTACTGGCAATGGGAGCCGGTTCAATGATGATATCGCATGCCAATGACGCCTATTTTTGGGTGATCGCCAGATTTTCAGGCCTCGAAATGAAGACAATGCTTAGGGTTTATACTATCGCTACTATTTTCATGGGGTTAACGTCCATCACTTTGGTTTATATTCTTTCTAAATTCATCTGACATGCACATATTAATAGCCCCAAACGCTTTTAAAAACAGCCTTTCTGCTGAAGATGCGGCATTGGCTGTCAAACAGGGGCTGCAAATGAGTAAACTTAAAT
This genomic window contains:
- a CDS encoding GntP family permease; the encoded protein is MTASFFYLLICLIAAIALIVLLTTKYKVPAFFALILSAFMVGLSVQMPIGLMIGTIKDGFGNILKLLGLVIVLGTTLGVLLEYTGSTAVMAGYILKRTGEKHAAWAMSITGFIVGLPIFCDSGFIVLSGLNNSLARRSGVPLTMMSVSLATGLYAVHCLAPPHPGSTAAAGIIGADIGKLMVYGAIIAIPGMIAGNLWAKYAGRKYPGEKPVIEVNTTVTQPGPSVIKAFLPIIVPLLLIGLKSFITLAALANTQWLIQLLPVGDPVTALMIGILLAFNCKRKWTKTELGHLLQDSVDKAGGILIIIGAGGAFGAILAATKIGAHFSEFLNLGYLGLFFPFLLTFVLKTAQGSSTVAIITAATIVQPLLANLGLDTENGRVLCVLAMGAGSMMISHANDAYFWVIARFSGLEMKTMLRVYTIATIFMGLTSITLVYILSKFI